The Dehalococcoidia bacterium genome contains a region encoding:
- the hypD gene encoding hydrogenase formation protein HypD translates to MKFIDEFRDPDLARKLADKIARISTRPARLMEFCGGHTVAIMRNGIRQLLPPHIEMLSGPGCPVCVTANRDIDRAIALSQVPGVIITTFGDMLKVPGSYSSLQQARAAGGDIRIVYSTQDALQAARDNPDRAAIFLGVGFETTAPTVASAVLQAERERIDNFYVLCHLKMTPPAMRALLDLGEIRLNGIICPGHVSTIIGTKPYEAYARDYGVACVVAGFEPVDILQAVEMLVQQIEDGIARVDIAYTRGVKPEGNVRAQDLMNGVFHTADACWRGIGDIPQSGLSLKNRYDRFDATRRFEVELPPVREHSGCRCGEILRGVIRPLDCGLFGKACTPENPVGPCMVSSEGSCAAYYQYGVYDG, encoded by the coding sequence ATGAAATTCATCGACGAATTCCGCGATCCGGATCTGGCCCGCAAGCTGGCCGATAAAATTGCACGGATCTCCACCAGGCCGGCACGTCTCATGGAGTTCTGCGGCGGGCATACCGTAGCCATAATGCGAAACGGCATCAGACAGCTACTACCCCCGCATATCGAGATGCTTTCCGGTCCCGGATGCCCTGTGTGCGTTACAGCCAATCGCGATATCGACAGGGCCATCGCCCTCTCCCAGGTCCCCGGTGTGATCATCACGACTTTTGGAGATATGCTAAAAGTGCCGGGCAGCTATTCAAGCCTGCAGCAGGCCCGCGCGGCAGGCGGAGATATCCGCATTGTATATTCCACCCAGGACGCATTGCAGGCAGCCCGTGATAATCCTGACAGGGCAGCGATCTTCCTGGGTGTGGGGTTCGAGACAACGGCGCCCACCGTGGCCTCTGCTGTTCTGCAGGCGGAAAGGGAGAGGATCGATAACTTTTACGTCCTCTGCCATCTCAAAATGACGCCCCCCGCCATGCGGGCATTGCTCGACCTGGGTGAGATCCGCCTGAACGGCATCATCTGCCCCGGCCATGTCAGTACGATTATAGGGACGAAGCCTTATGAAGCCTATGCCAGGGACTACGGCGTGGCATGTGTTGTTGCAGGCTTTGAGCCTGTAGATATTTTACAGGCAGTCGAGATGCTGGTTCAGCAGATCGAAGACGGCATCGCGCGTGTCGACATTGCATATACACGCGGCGTCAAGCCGGAGGGTAATGTCAGGGCGCAGGATTTAATGAATGGCGTCTTCCATACCGCAGATGCCTGCTGGCGAGGTATAGGAGACATCCCACAAAGCGGATTGAGCCTGAAAAACAGATACGACCGCTTCGACGCCACCCGGAGGTTCGAGGTCGAGTTGCCCCCCGTTAGAGAGCACTCCGGCTGCCGCTGCGGGGAGATACTGCGAGGCGTCATCAGGCCGTTGGACTGCGGGCTGTTCGGTAAAGCATGTACGCCGGAAAATCCGGTGGGTCCCTGTATGGTCTCTTCGGAGGGAAGCTGTGCCGCCTATTATCAGTACGGAGTATACGATGGGTGA
- the hypE gene encoding hydrogenase expression/formation protein HypE has product MGEKILLAHGSGSRLSHDLISKVLAPSIMNPVLAHMDDSAVLEMSGRLAFTTDSYVVSPIFFPGGDIGRLAICGTVNDLSMSGARPLYISLALIIEEGLDIDDLRQIMASVKDTAAEAGVQIVTGDTKVVDRGKADRLFINTAGIGLIEGGTDISGSNARPGDKIILSGGIGEHGMAVMSQREGLHLSLPVASDCAPLNHLVSAMLSVSKNIHSLRDPTRGGLASTLNEFAKQSDVGIIIEEEKIPVHDGVRGACELLGLDPLYIANEGKLIAAVTEADSGKVLSAMKKNKYARHAVAIGQVTAEHRGRVVMKTRIGSSRIVDMPVGEILPRIC; this is encoded by the coding sequence ATGGGTGAAAAGATTTTACTGGCCCACGGAAGCGGCAGCAGATTGAGCCACGATCTCATCTCCAAAGTGCTGGCGCCCTCTATTATGAACCCAGTGCTCGCACATATGGACGATTCAGCCGTGTTGGAGATGTCAGGCAGACTGGCATTCACCACCGACAGCTATGTAGTCAGTCCTATTTTCTTTCCGGGTGGGGATATAGGCAGGCTGGCTATCTGTGGCACGGTCAACGATTTATCCATGAGCGGAGCAAGGCCGCTCTATATAAGCCTGGCGCTGATAATCGAAGAGGGGCTGGATATCGATGACCTGCGGCAAATTATGGCATCCGTAAAAGATACCGCTGCGGAGGCAGGTGTCCAGATAGTCACGGGCGATACTAAAGTTGTAGATCGCGGCAAAGCAGACCGCCTGTTTATCAATACTGCTGGCATCGGTTTGATCGAAGGCGGCACAGATATATCCGGCTCCAATGCCAGGCCGGGCGATAAAATAATCTTGAGCGGGGGCATCGGCGAACACGGGATGGCCGTGATGAGCCAGCGCGAGGGTTTGCATCTTTCTCTACCTGTGGCCAGCGACTGTGCTCCCCTGAACCATCTGGTATCGGCAATGCTTTCTGTCAGCAAAAATATTCACAGCCTGCGCGATCCTACCAGGGGAGGATTGGCCTCGACTCTCAACGAATTCGCCAAACAGTCAGATGTCGGCATTATCATAGAAGAGGAAAAAATCCCCGTTCACGATGGTGTACGTGGGGCCTGCGAATTGCTTGGACTCGATCCCCTCTATATAGCCAACGAGGGCAAGCTAATTGCCGCGGTGACTGAAGCTGATTCCGGCAAAGTCCTGTCAGCTATGAAGAAGAACAAATACGCCCGGCATGCGGTGGCCATCGGCCAAGTAACGGCCGAGCACAGGGGCAGGGTGGTGATGAAGACCCGTATTGGATCATCGCGCATCGTTGATATGCCTGTTGGAGAGATACTGCCGCGCATATGTTGA
- a CDS encoding hydrogenase maturation protease: MKRPGIMVLGIGNLLCRDDGIGVRTVMEMRGQGKYSGVRLIDGGTSPDLISLLDDDVDRLIIVDALRGGGLPGDIYRFDLPEKNIADGTTTSLHGMGILDSLKLIRQLGQQPPQVTVIGIEPADVSHGLRLSPVIEAKLPDVIRAVKSEIDRPD; encoded by the coding sequence ATGAAGAGGCCGGGCATAATGGTACTTGGCATCGGCAATCTGCTCTGCCGCGATGACGGCATCGGCGTTCGCACCGTTATGGAGATGCGGGGACAGGGCAAATACAGCGGCGTCCGCCTCATAGATGGAGGTACCAGCCCGGATCTCATATCACTATTGGACGACGATGTTGACAGGCTAATTATTGTGGACGCGCTACGGGGCGGCGGACTCCCCGGCGATATTTACCGCTTTGACCTGCCTGAAAAAAATATAGCTGACGGGACAACCACTTCTTTGCACGGGATGGGCATACTCGATAGCCTGAAACTTATCAGACAACTCGGACAGCAACCTCCGCAGGTAACTGTGATCGGTATCGAGCCCGCCGATGTATCTCACGGCCTTCGCCTTTCACCTGTTATAGAAGCGAAATTACCTGATGTCATCCGGGCTGTGAAAAGCGAGATTGACCGGCCGGATTGA
- a CDS encoding HNH endonuclease produces MSPKEFAQDVKDKAFIRQKRVCAYCGNAIEVDSGYAHLKKPAELGGDTSLHNCVILCQKCHLQYGHIGKWAKFVITQDYPHFSADGMPH; encoded by the coding sequence ATGAGCCCCAAAGAATTCGCTCAGGACGTAAAAGACAAGGCTTTCATACGGCAGAAAAGGGTCTGCGCGTATTGCGGCAACGCGATAGAAGTAGATTCCGGCTACGCCCACCTTAAGAAGCCGGCTGAACTGGGCGGCGATACTTCGCTACATAACTGCGTCATACTCTGCCAGAAATGCCACTTACAATACGGCCATATAGGAAAGTGGGCAAAATTCGTCATCACCCAAGACTATCCCCATTTCTCGGCTGACGGCATGCCGCACTGA
- a CDS encoding ABC transporter substrate-binding protein — translation MRTTFLTLIIVAVLALCTIPACVPQQELPADIPIGCVLSLTSAPAAGPNLVKAAQLAVDEINGRGGLDGKKLRLVIEDQGPSAATALYAIHKLVEEQKIQVMVGCDNSEAVMSAGPYLESKGVLLVSPSATSSALSDYSWSKWTYRTCPSDSLQGGVVSSLIKDKGYKKVAMLVQDTIYGKGIEAMARDYLKGDAEIVASLAYDPAKLSYLSELNTIKEAGPDCVLHVGLYADGAVVYAQALKTGLDNLPWITVDGSYDMPLDKYLDATRFMEKAVTGTVPVPDKQSAVYKAFAYNFNNAYQFAPTIYCDTIYDSINLIALALQKANTYKGGAIRDALLAVGNNYPGASGSITFNPSGERTAGSYGIWKVVVKGTQYEYSISDDIINLGQL, via the coding sequence ATGAGAACAACTTTCCTGACTCTGATTATAGTTGCGGTATTGGCTCTATGCACGATCCCGGCCTGTGTTCCCCAGCAGGAATTGCCGGCAGACATTCCCATCGGCTGCGTTTTATCTCTTACCAGCGCACCGGCTGCCGGCCCCAATTTGGTTAAGGCCGCCCAGCTTGCAGTGGATGAGATCAATGGGCGTGGAGGCCTGGATGGCAAAAAGCTCCGTCTTGTCATAGAGGACCAGGGGCCGTCTGCGGCCACCGCGCTTTACGCAATTCACAAGCTGGTTGAAGAACAGAAAATTCAGGTCATGGTAGGCTGCGACAACAGCGAAGCCGTGATGTCGGCAGGACCATACCTGGAAAGCAAGGGAGTACTGCTCGTATCGCCATCAGCAACGTCCAGCGCCCTCTCCGATTACAGCTGGTCTAAGTGGACTTATAGAACCTGCCCCAGCGATTCTTTGCAGGGGGGTGTTGTTTCCAGTCTAATTAAAGATAAAGGCTATAAAAAGGTTGCCATGCTTGTCCAGGATACGATCTATGGCAAAGGGATTGAGGCGATGGCCAGGGATTATTTAAAGGGAGATGCGGAGATCGTCGCATCTCTGGCGTATGACCCTGCCAAGCTAAGCTATCTGTCGGAGCTTAATACTATTAAGGAAGCCGGGCCGGATTGTGTACTGCATGTCGGGCTGTACGCCGATGGAGCCGTTGTCTACGCGCAGGCGCTCAAGACCGGCTTGGATAATCTACCCTGGATAACGGTGGACGGTTCTTACGACATGCCGTTGGATAAGTATCTCGACGCTACCAGGTTTATGGAAAAGGCTGTGACGGGAACTGTGCCGGTGCCGGACAAGCAATCCGCCGTTTACAAAGCTTTCGCCTACAACTTCAACAATGCATATCAATTCGCTCCCACCATTTATTGCGATACCATCTATGACAGTATCAACCTGATCGCATTAGCTCTGCAAAAGGCTAATACCTATAAAGGTGGCGCGATCAGGGATGCGCTGTTGGCTGTCGGAAACAATTATCCCGGGGCCAGCGGTTCCATAACTTTCAACCCGTCCGGTGAACGAACTGCAGGAAGCTATGGCATCTGGAAGGTCGTGGTGAAGGGCACACAGTACGAGTATAGCATTTCAGATGACATAATCAACCTGGGCCAGCTTTAA
- a CDS encoding PAS domain S-box protein, producing the protein MQVTRSSFMDVISDRTDVLRILPEAAAELCTALFRNSPAGIYITRDGKFIYTNIEFRHITGYSQDELSGKDYQRLINPRYRQKPKQNIASLFEEDEGTSHEFKITTREGKKRWIAEKITYFKYGGNWLTLGHWLDITEHHSVEKAWHEAERRFQLAFEDLSTGLTIISMEGIFLKVNKSFCDMVGYEEREILESRYDDMLPTQEREAGGDIMSLFLSLDKPELPIQRRLQARDGRIIWVAMSISLIGDNEAGPSYFIIHFQDITEQKRIEDGLKEEERLYRQVVDLSLEPVAITDLDCHITHTSGKLLLLLGCEKGDLLGNGLESLIPDSQPRDIRAGIMDCVSNKQHKEMDITLQRKDGSQLPCRMRIAWIDNELGTPACLIFSFRVSDDQAEQPSAKVTLETGPATSARQEPPQSAMPFDIAATAVMLINQDTTLAAVNTGFEALSGYSKEEVEGKKSWIEFVAADDQPRLKRYHLLRQIDPESAPSTFEFKFACRDGSTRDVVVYMSPVQGTGQLTATIIDLATHKKAEVAEKEAQDEEIGYLRRTEEQVESSLEQLHQTVRDIVAAMARIIEMRDPYTAGHQERVAKLAVAIAGEMGMSQDQLEGIEIAAKIHDIGKVYVPMEILSKPGTLTAIERQIIQTHAQGSYEMLKPVEFPWPIAEVSLQHHERLDGSGYPRGLKGDEICIDARILMVADVVEAMTFPRPYRPGLGIEAALQEISEKAGVLYDGDVAAICLRLFRENGFSF; encoded by the coding sequence ATGCAGGTAACCCGGAGCAGTTTTATGGACGTGATTTCCGACAGGACAGATGTCCTGAGAATATTGCCGGAGGCGGCGGCAGAACTTTGTACCGCCCTTTTCAGGAACTCTCCTGCAGGTATTTATATCACGCGCGACGGCAAGTTTATTTACACTAATATCGAGTTCCGCCATATCACCGGCTACAGCCAGGACGAGCTGTCCGGCAAGGACTACCAGCGCCTGATCAATCCGCGCTATCGGCAGAAACCGAAGCAGAACATAGCCTCTCTCTTTGAAGAAGACGAAGGCACCAGCCACGAGTTTAAAATCACCACCCGCGAAGGTAAGAAGCGATGGATAGCCGAAAAGATTACTTATTTCAAATATGGCGGAAACTGGCTGACGCTGGGCCACTGGCTGGATATAACGGAGCACCACTCGGTAGAAAAAGCCTGGCATGAGGCTGAAAGGCGCTTCCAGCTTGCTTTCGAGGATCTCTCCACCGGCCTCACCATTATCAGCATGGAAGGTATCTTCCTCAAGGTCAACAAGTCCTTCTGCGATATGGTTGGCTACGAGGAAAGGGAGATACTTGAGAGCCGTTATGATGATATGCTGCCGACTCAGGAGCGGGAAGCAGGCGGCGATATCATGTCTCTTTTCCTGTCGCTGGATAAACCGGAATTACCGATACAGAGGCGGCTGCAGGCCAGAGACGGACGAATTATATGGGTGGCCATGAGCATATCGCTTATCGGAGATAATGAGGCCGGCCCGTCGTATTTCATCATCCATTTCCAGGATATAACCGAGCAGAAAAGGATTGAGGACGGTTTAAAAGAAGAGGAGCGTCTTTATCGCCAGGTGGTCGACCTTTCGCTGGAACCTGTCGCCATAACGGACCTTGACTGCCATATTACACACACATCAGGAAAGCTGCTACTTCTGCTTGGATGCGAAAAGGGGGACTTGCTGGGAAACGGCCTTGAGAGTCTTATACCTGACTCACAGCCTCGAGATATCCGGGCCGGCATCATGGACTGCGTCAGCAATAAGCAGCATAAGGAGATGGATATTACTCTGCAGCGAAAGGATGGCTCTCAACTGCCCTGCCGCATGCGGATCGCCTGGATAGATAACGAGCTGGGAACGCCGGCCTGCCTGATCTTCAGCTTCAGGGTGTCTGACGATCAGGCGGAACAACCATCTGCGAAGGTGACGCTGGAGACCGGCCCTGCAACCTCGGCACGCCAAGAACCGCCGCAGTCGGCAATGCCGTTTGACATCGCTGCCACTGCCGTCATGTTAATTAACCAGGATACAACTTTAGCGGCAGTCAACACCGGCTTTGAGGCTCTATCCGGCTATTCAAAAGAGGAAGTCGAGGGGAAGAAAAGCTGGATAGAATTTGTGGCCGCCGATGACCAGCCCAGGCTTAAACGCTATCACCTGCTGCGCCAGATCGATCCCGAATCCGCCCCCAGCACCTTCGAGTTCAAATTCGCCTGCAGGGACGGCTCTACCAGGGACGTAGTCGTATATATGAGCCCGGTGCAGGGTACGGGACAATTAACGGCAACCATCATCGATCTCGCCACGCATAAGAAGGCTGAGGTCGCAGAAAAAGAGGCGCAGGATGAGGAGATCGGCTACCTGAGGCGCACAGAAGAGCAGGTTGAGAGCAGCCTTGAACAGCTTCATCAGACGGTGCGCGATATAGTTGCGGCCATGGCACGCATTATCGAGATGAGAGATCCGTATACCGCAGGCCACCAGGAGCGCGTTGCAAAGCTGGCCGTCGCTATAGCCGGAGAAATGGGGATGTCCCAGGATCAATTGGAAGGCATTGAGATAGCCGCAAAGATCCATGATATAGGCAAGGTCTACGTGCCGATGGAGATTCTCAGCAAACCGGGCACGCTGACAGCTATAGAGCGCCAGATTATCCAGACACATGCTCAGGGCAGCTACGAAATGCTCAAGCCGGTGGAGTTCCCCTGGCCGATTGCCGAAGTATCGTTGCAGCATCACGAGAGGCTGGACGGCTCGGGCTATCCTCGCGGACTGAAAGGGGACGAGATTTGCATCGATGCCAGAATCCTGATGGTGGCCGATGTAGTCGAAGCCATGACTTTTCCCCGGCCTTACCGACCCGGCCTGGGCATAGAGGCGGCACTGCAGGAGATCTCAGAAAAAGCCGGAGTTCTATATGACGGAGACGTTGCCGCCATCTGCCTTCGCCTGTTCCGCGAGAACGGTTTCTCGTTCTAG
- the rlmB gene encoding 23S rRNA (guanosine(2251)-2'-O)-methyltransferase RlmB, which translates to MEIIEGRNPLIEALKAGRPVSKIMLDSNIRRHGAVELILNLSRARGVPVEFVDRRILEKQSSTGSSQGVIAFAEVKELIDLGELIDISLVKPDKPLYLLLDGIEDPHNLGAILRTAEATGVHGVIVRERRAAGITPAVVKASAGAVEYVNIARVANIAQAVVTLKKNGIWVTGIDMDGQTDYRAMDFTLPTAIVIGGEGRGLSDLVRRRCDWVVSIPMKGKIMSLNASVAAAVVMYEALRQRDGPPTRQKPGINI; encoded by the coding sequence GTGGAGATAATCGAGGGAAGGAATCCCCTGATCGAGGCCCTAAAAGCCGGCCGGCCGGTCAGTAAGATAATGCTGGATAGCAATATCAGAAGGCACGGGGCCGTGGAACTGATCTTAAACCTGTCAAGGGCCAGAGGAGTCCCCGTTGAATTCGTTGACAGACGGATATTGGAAAAGCAAAGCTCCACAGGCTCAAGCCAGGGTGTAATAGCCTTCGCCGAAGTAAAAGAATTAATCGACCTGGGCGAACTGATCGACATCTCGCTGGTAAAACCCGACAAGCCTTTGTACCTGTTACTGGATGGTATTGAGGATCCCCATAATCTGGGAGCCATATTGAGGACCGCCGAGGCCACAGGCGTTCACGGGGTCATTGTCCGTGAGCGGAGGGCTGCCGGCATTACTCCGGCGGTGGTCAAAGCGTCGGCAGGAGCTGTAGAGTATGTGAATATAGCCAGGGTAGCCAACATCGCCCAGGCTGTGGTTACACTCAAGAAAAACGGCATATGGGTTACGGGCATAGACATGGACGGGCAGACCGATTACCGCGCCATGGATTTCACGCTGCCGACGGCCATAGTGATCGGAGGTGAGGGGCGGGGCCTGTCGGATCTGGTACGCCGGAGGTGTGATTGGGTGGTCTCCATACCGATGAAGGGCAAGATAATGTCACTTAATGCTTCTGTGGCGGCTGCTGTGGTTATGTATGAAGCGCTCAGGCAAAGAGACGGTCCGCCGACACGGCAGAAACCCGGAATTAATATATGA
- a CDS encoding pyridoxamine 5'-phosphate oxidase family protein: MTDDEVQLKKILRELFRSQLFAAMATQQLTRPYSNLVAFASTDDLKNIIFATRRATNKYSNLLSNNNVSMLIDNRTNRDSDFRNAIAVTVIGSAEEVKGNELESLRCLYLIKHHNLEKFVHSPDSALFKIKAKRYYIVRNFQEVMELKVEG; this comes from the coding sequence ATGACCGATGACGAGGTTCAGTTAAAAAAGATACTGAGGGAGCTTTTCCGCAGCCAGCTGTTTGCTGCGATGGCCACGCAGCAACTGACACGCCCATACAGCAACCTGGTCGCCTTTGCCTCTACAGATGACCTCAAGAACATAATATTCGCTACCAGGCGCGCCACCAACAAATATTCCAACCTTCTATCCAACAACAACGTCTCGATGTTGATCGACAACCGCACCAACCGGGATTCGGATTTTCGCAACGCCATAGCGGTCACCGTCATCGGATCTGCGGAAGAGGTGAAAGGGAATGAGTTGGAGAGCCTGCGCTGCCTCTACCTTATTAAACATCATAACCTTGAGAAATTCGTCCATTCCCCTGATTCAGCGCTTTTTAAAATAAAGGCCAAAAGATACTATATTGTGCGTAATTTCCAGGAAGTAATGGAACTCAAGGTGGAGGGCTGA
- a CDS encoding Smr/MutS family protein, translating to MKHKQRMDFQRHSTPEGKAGVHPELDLHALTVDEALPMIHGYLNDACLAGLKEVRIVHGKGTGALRQVVMRELKSHPLVKSFRTGSRYEGSTGATIVEL from the coding sequence ATGAAACATAAACAACGTATGGATTTTCAAAGGCACTCCACCCCGGAGGGAAAAGCCGGCGTCCATCCGGAGCTCGATCTGCATGCCTTAACTGTAGATGAGGCCCTTCCTATGATCCATGGATATCTCAACGATGCCTGCCTGGCAGGGTTGAAGGAAGTCAGGATCGTACACGGCAAGGGGACGGGCGCTCTGCGGCAGGTTGTGATGCGTGAACTGAAAAGCCACCCGCTGGTGAAGTCTTTCCGCACAGGTAGCCGATACGAAGGCAGCACCGGTGCAACCATTGTGGAATTGTAA
- the tilS gene encoding tRNA lysidine(34) synthetase TilS yields MPADSNALEKRISGFIREYGLISGGEKVVVAVSGGPDSVCMMHVLNSLKEVLDIQVHVAHLDHGLRSESGADAEYVANLASSLGIPTTIEKRDVAEWRSKRKISLEEAAREVRYRFLGDTARQTGAKRVVVGHTRDDQAETTLMHILRGSGIQGLRGLRPASHIPYGAGEDGIWVIRPLLEITRHETEAYCTANGLQPRKDTSNDQVRFLRNRIRLELIPLLRQYNADIDGALLRLADLAGEDTDFIDEQAAAVCRSLVTGEGHLTCLDSGKLRGLPLALQRRIFRIMIERACGSLKDIESVHVDALIRLLFSNTGRSVYLPGGAVVTNERNRMVVTAPGTSACPWPVLDCDYVLNIPGETKLPGWLVSATIMSENFFKDDDIFSASFDLARIGRRLSVRGRRAGDRFHPLGMAHGRKLQDFMVDSSIPRSWRNSVPVVCSPEQIVWIVGWRIDDRAKVTTSTQEVLRLDFHRAE; encoded by the coding sequence TTGCCTGCCGACAGCAACGCTCTCGAAAAACGCATAAGCGGTTTTATCAGGGAATACGGGCTGATATCGGGTGGCGAGAAGGTAGTGGTGGCGGTATCGGGTGGGCCGGACTCGGTATGTATGATGCATGTACTTAACAGTTTGAAGGAAGTACTGGATATTCAGGTGCACGTAGCCCACCTTGATCATGGACTGCGCAGCGAGTCCGGGGCAGATGCGGAATACGTTGCGAATCTGGCGTCTTCCCTGGGAATACCAACTACGATCGAAAAAAGAGACGTGGCTGAATGGCGAAGTAAGAGAAAAATCTCTCTCGAGGAAGCCGCCCGTGAGGTGAGGTATCGTTTTCTGGGCGATACAGCTAGGCAGACCGGGGCCAAGCGTGTGGTGGTCGGGCATACGCGAGACGATCAGGCCGAGACAACGCTCATGCATATTTTGCGGGGATCCGGCATACAGGGCCTGCGCGGTCTGAGGCCGGCGTCGCACATACCGTATGGCGCCGGAGAGGACGGTATCTGGGTGATCCGGCCTCTTCTCGAGATCACCAGACATGAGACCGAAGCCTATTGCACTGCGAATGGCCTGCAGCCGCGAAAAGACACCTCCAACGATCAGGTGCGATTTTTGCGCAATCGGATACGGCTCGAACTGATACCGCTGCTCAGACAGTACAACGCGGATATCGACGGTGCCCTGTTGAGACTGGCGGACCTGGCTGGCGAAGACACTGACTTTATCGATGAACAGGCTGCCGCTGTATGCAGGTCGCTGGTGACCGGCGAAGGACACCTGACATGTCTCGATTCAGGCAAGTTACGCGGGCTTCCGCTGGCGCTGCAGCGCAGGATATTTCGCATTATGATTGAACGTGCCTGCGGGAGCTTGAAAGATATCGAGTCCGTTCATGTTGACGCCCTGATCAGGCTGCTGTTTTCAAATACGGGCAGGAGCGTGTATCTGCCTGGAGGTGCGGTCGTTACCAACGAGCGGAATCGTATGGTCGTGACGGCTCCCGGTACGTCGGCCTGCCCCTGGCCGGTCCTGGACTGCGACTATGTGCTCAATATACCGGGCGAAACAAAGCTGCCCGGCTGGTTGGTGTCAGCCACCATAATGAGTGAGAATTTCTTTAAGGACGATGACATATTCAGCGCAAGCTTTGACCTGGCCAGGATCGGCAGGCGTCTCAGCGTAAGGGGGCGCAGAGCAGGGGACCGCTTTCACCCCCTGGGCATGGCGCACGGCCGCAAATTGCAGGACTTCATGGTCGACTCCTCCATACCGCGCTCATGGCGAAACAGCGTCCCCGTCGTATGTTCTCCCGAACAAATAGTCTGGATTGTCGGCTGGCGCATAGATGACCGCGCCAAGGTTACGACCTCTACTCAGGAAGTGCTCCGGCTGGATTTTCACAGGGCGGAATGA
- a CDS encoding histidine phosphatase family protein gives MISRYPEWRKDEIKLYLIRHGETTWNQQRIIQGSGSDTDLSEKGKAQAERLGEAMRDYSLTAVYSSPLKRALDTAHAVAGPHKLEVVSEPDLREIHVGEMEGMSLDTFGQNFSQFLVDWQTKGDAVDFKGGENLGQFRDRVWATIKRIVEANPGGSAAVVSHYFVTATVVCTALGMPLTHLVRVRIQPSSLTILDFKQDHPPRLLLLSDICHLKEL, from the coding sequence ATAATAAGCCGTTATCCTGAATGGAGGAAAGACGAGATCAAGCTATACCTTATAAGGCACGGCGAGACTACCTGGAACCAGCAGCGCATCATCCAGGGCAGCGGCAGCGACACGGACTTGAGCGAGAAAGGTAAGGCGCAGGCTGAGAGGCTGGGTGAGGCCATGCGCGATTATTCGCTGACGGCCGTGTATTCGAGCCCGCTCAAACGCGCACTTGACACCGCCCACGCCGTGGCCGGTCCGCACAAACTGGAGGTCGTATCCGAGCCTGATCTGAGGGAGATACACGTGGGGGAGATGGAGGGTATGTCGCTTGATACTTTCGGTCAGAATTTCAGCCAGTTTCTGGTAGACTGGCAGACCAAAGGAGACGCCGTCGATTTCAAGGGCGGCGAGAATCTCGGCCAATTCAGGGATAGGGTGTGGGCGACCATCAAACGAATTGTGGAGGCCAATCCCGGCGGCAGTGCCGCAGTGGTCTCACACTACTTTGTAACTGCTACAGTAGTATGCACCGCGCTCGGGATGCCTCTCACTCACCTCGTACGAGTACGCATACAGCCCAGCAGCCTGACTATTCTGGATTTTAAACAAGATCATCCACCGCGACTTCTGCTGCTGAGTGATATCTGTCATTTAAAGGAGTTATAG
- a CDS encoding TIGR03936 family radical SAM-associated protein, with translation MHRLRLKFSRGLQLKFLSHLDLMRLWERVFRRAGVELAYSEGFSPHPRISLAAPLAVGVTSKSELMDVFLSRRITPGNFLQKVAPQLPDGISIIDAQPVSLEAPSLQSRLRYAEYVVEVESQQGAENIERSLKSLLALETLPWHHSRDTGERFYDLRPLLDDLWMAGEKDEVYMIGMRLRCDSSGSGRPEQIIKALGFSGFPSSIQRTKLVFT, from the coding sequence ATGCACCGTCTGCGACTTAAGTTCAGCCGCGGCCTACAGCTTAAATTCCTTTCGCATCTCGACTTGATGAGGCTCTGGGAGCGCGTATTTCGCAGGGCGGGTGTGGAACTTGCCTACTCCGAGGGCTTCAGCCCCCATCCCAGGATCTCCCTGGCCGCTCCCCTGGCTGTGGGCGTGACCAGCAAATCCGAATTGATGGACGTTTTTCTAAGCCGACGCATCACTCCCGGCAATTTCCTTCAAAAAGTTGCCCCGCAACTGCCTGATGGCATTTCGATTATCGATGCCCAGCCGGTCAGCCTTGAAGCTCCATCGCTGCAATCACGTCTGCGCTACGCCGAATACGTGGTCGAAGTGGAATCACAGCAGGGGGCAGAGAACATCGAACGCTCGCTTAAATCGTTGCTGGCTCTGGAAACTCTGCCCTGGCATCATTCCCGCGACACGGGTGAACGTTTTTATGATCTACGGCCATTGCTCGACGACCTTTGGATGGCAGGGGAAAAAGATGAGGTATACATGATCGGTATGCGGCTGCGCTGCGATTCTTCCGGATCGGGCAGGCCGGAGCAGATCATCAAGGCCCTTGGATTCAGCGGATTCCCCTCATCGATTCAGAGGACGAAGCTCGTCTTTACGTAA